A part of Papilio machaon chromosome 11, ilPapMach1.1, whole genome shotgun sequence genomic DNA contains:
- the LOC106717685 gene encoding U6 snRNA-associated Sm-like protein LSm1 codes for MSNNINPLVGTAHLLDELDKKLMVLLRDGRTLIGYLRCVDQFANLVLHKTIERIHVGKEYGDIPRGIFIVRGENVVLLGEIDKDKEDNLPLAEVSVDDILDAQRREQDAKIEQQKLLSKALKERGLNLLADLGHDDMF; via the exons atgtcaaataatattaatcctTTAGTCGGCACAGCACATCTACTTGATGAATTGGATA aaaaacttatgGTACTTCTTCGAGATGGACGAACACTTATTGGATATCTACGATGTGTTGATCAATTCGCCAACCttgttttacataaaactatTGAAAGGATTCATGTTGGAAAAGAGTATGGAGACATACCGCGcggaatttttattgtaagagGTGAAAACGTAGTGCTTTTAGGGGAAata gaTAAAGACAAGGAAGATAATTTGCCTTTAGCAGAAGTGTCAGTTGATGATATACTTGATGCACAAAGAAGGGAGCAAGATGCAAAGATAGAACAACAGAAGTTGTTGTCGAAGGCATTAaaagaaagaggactaaatttATTAGCAGATCTAGGAcatgatgatatgttttaa
- the LOC106717674 gene encoding docking protein 2: MMEQDDEIKSGCLLFPPAGGNMFSKFPKKKNWQQKHCILYNASKQGIERLEIYDNKEDVTTGSIPKIITLENCIKITHSSPNTITILSKSYTQQISAQSEMETLEWVSALQSVAFKNSDSVPISCDEDNDLYCSSGEGVFSVKMCSSEASIRCGLEPIRYLLLLTSTAIDLRDVNDNKLYATWPYRYIRRYGYRQGKFTFEAGRKCDTGEGIFHLEHPNQSEIFKCLSLKMKTMKQSIGTDNLNSPEHTEFNIQPSANLFPGSRSPLVAARPEDLNLSSLSFKTNSASSQQSSTSDTAPLLMPKPALKPKPQKPPRKIINIHKPIKDPSSSTDDSIDFGRYKKLENFETLDQSKSQLPTVPYDKVEVRSDAWKTFGIDDPDHTEFTPNLADSPNCMKLISRSQDNLNSTGPESSRIILLPLSPEDENYDRLQYFGSTSKLNKSSRYKKVEARPTTLAVNDSKNKDTWNDYDEVENVMQTARLADDSHLGYGMIRKPNTPGPQVPTAAQAQALQNQVTLEDINGNCNGVEYAVISRPKRV, encoded by the exons ATGATGGAGCAAGACGATGAGATAAAATCCGgttgtttattatttcctcCAGCCGGAGGAAACATGTTCAGTAAATTTCCTAAGAAg aaAAATTGGCAACAAAAACACTGTATACTCTACAATGCCAGTAAACAAGGCATTGAAAGATTGGAAATATATGACAACAAGGAAGATGTCACAACAGGATCCATTCCTAAGATCATAACTCTTGaaaattgcataaaaataacacattctAGTCCAAATACTATTACTATATTAAGTAAATCATATACTCAACAAATTAGTGCTCAGTCAGAAATGGAGACCTTGGAGTGGGTCTCGGCCTTACAGTCAGTGGCCTTCAAAAACTCAGATTCTGTACCAATTAGTTGCGATGAAGATAATGATCTATATTGTTCATCAGGTGAAGGGGTGTTCTCCGTAAAGATGTGCTCATCTGAAGCATCAATAAGATGTGGATTAGAGCCAATAAGATACCTCTTGCTTCTTACTTCAACTGCAATAGATCTAAGGGatgtaaatgataataaactaTACGCTACTTGGCCATATAGATATATTAGAAGGTATGGTTACAGACAGGGTAAGTTTACTTTTGAAGCTGGAAGAAAATGTGATACCGGAGAAGGTATTTTCCATTTAGAACATCCTAATCAATCagaaattttcaaatgtttgtCACTAAAAATGAAGACAATGAAACAATCAATTGGCACTGACAATTTAAACAGTCCAGAACATACAGAGTTTAATATACAGCCAAGTGCAAACTTATTTCCTGGTTCAAGAAGTCCATTAGTTGCTGCAAGGCCAGAAGATTTGAATTTAAGctctttatcatttaaaacaaattcggCATCAAGTCAACAATCTTCTACATCGGATACAGCACCTTTACTGATGCCTAAGCCAGCTCTTAAGCCGAAACCACAGAAGCCTCCGAGAAAGAtcataaatattcataaaccAATCAAAGATCCCTCGTCTTCAACAGATGACAGTATAGATTTTGGTAGAtacaaaaaacttgaaaatttcGAAACACTCGACCAATCCAAATCCCAACTGCCAACAGTGCCTTATGATAAAGTCGAAGTGCGTAGTGACGCTTGGAAAACATTTGGTATTGATGATCCAGATCATACTGAATTCACACCTAATTTGGCCGACAGTCCTAACTGCATGAAACTTATATCAAGATCACAAGATAATTTAAACAGTACAGGCCCTGAATCTTCCCGTATCATTCTTTTACCATTAAGTCCAGAAGATGAGAACTATGACAGGCTGCAATATTTTGGCTCCACAAGCAAACTTAATAAGTCTTcgagatataaaaaagttgaagCACGTCCTACGACGCTTGCTGTAAACGATTCAAAGAATAAAGACACTTGGAATGATTACGATGAAGTTGAGAATGTTATGCAAACAGCAAGATTGGCTGACGATTCTCATTTGGGCTATGGCATGATACGGAAACCAAATACTCCCGGACCTCAGGTACCAACCGCTGCCCAAGCTCAAGCCTTACAAAATCAAGTTACATTGGAAGACATTAACGGAAACTGTAACGGAGTAGAGTATGCAGTTATAAGCCGTCCTAAAAGGGtatga
- the LOC106717682 gene encoding DNL-type zinc finger protein, translating to MTHRTAVNFLSKFHKPGLLNTILLRSGIGDSLLGRGHVYKQIPLITHLESIRTFATTPTALPDLSKLEQKKYEGKFQIMFTCKICNHRNSKFITKLAYYKGVVIIICDGCENKHLIADNLNWFTDMNGKKNIEDIMAEKGEIVQKIMSEDLEFILKATKEEQKAIPALES from the coding sequence ATGACTCACAGAACtgctgttaattttttatcaaagtttCATAAGCCAGGACTATTGAACACCATACTATTACGCTCGGGCATTGGAGATTCGCTTTTAGGAAGGGGGCATGTCTATAAACAAATTCCGTTAATAACACATCTTGAATCAATAAGAACATTTGCAACTACTCCTACCGCACTTCCTGACCTTTCTAAGTTGGAacagaaaaaatatgaaggaaaatttcaaataatgtttacatgtAAGATTTGTAATCatagaaattcaaaatttataacaaaattagcaTATTACAAAGGtgtagttataattatatgtgATGGTTGTGAAAACAAACATCTCATAGCAGACAACCTTAATTGGTTCACCGATATGAatggaaagaaaaatatagaagACATTATGGCTGAAAAGGGTGAgattgtacaaaaaattatgtctGAAGACTTAGAATTTATCCTCAAAGCCACTAAAGAAGAGCAGAAAGCAATACCTGCATTGGAAAGctga
- the LOC106717671 gene encoding MMS19 nucleotide excision repair protein homolog, which translates to MESIWFKPEFSNEIIQNPDILDQTQNVITDIISGRIEITTLVENMAGVLTSKEVDNREKGMRFFTKILTELPQDYLSDIQIKFISKFYVDRLKDNHKIIPVVLEGYLAVIDMKNYNMLNCGEFFTTLFREVPCQSQVRQDRYHIYLIVQKLLEKDVNYIKTLGPDFVYGVISSIEGERDPRNLLFLFNFIPTFLKHVPLGHLTEEMFDVISCYYPIDFHPSPNDPAAVTRQDLASALIPCLCAVPEFAEHCLVLLVEKLDSSLRVAKIDSLKLLAESCKTFKPESYKPFLKTLWSSIHREITHKTDNELKMAAHEALSALVSRLATTVNTDQEFENFVKGIIISIQTALASSTTASQFSQSGKILLTTANASKESCYLIVKCMVPAIAAYYEFKTSSKLQIASIEFLGDLYDLAKHWNVVKELDEKMDEILQLCLLAVSQTSSNYQIAGFRTMIKMAEVLKSNLILPFVEVLTYNVQHSQESELLKISVEAIHAIAMYNPEIIMNLVVKGKCELNNLMEDKINLQKRLNLLTNLASIDDFTTLIIEEMLKIITENEESAPKVVEALNESMSDTTLYTEEKITEIESDHGLIDSVVNWLMKEIKLGTCEESYNHGFTLIANTISSLPAEKQHQIILKYTKELIDLCKTNDMNFLVVESLYLSIHENLYDVVIKDILSLSLRLSLNSENGTVRMKACVLVAHFLNKAEHGQKFDSLYELLKDYLSSCRRDDLTLCPRLIQLYGWITKALIMRSSGQFLFWLEKILVSITNEDYAKEGAEAIHLIVTDFQEYLSRRQHCRITPFYKQRMFQSFSNLTAKLDLLNSQVKEYYLLSWAYILAKTPKSVLNNHPNRVSCLVIDGLEYDNKDLLLVMLDVLCHYVQAKHVIVADSLQTILPRLIKLSKYVKSMDVRIKSLQCLFEIAKVYPTSVLLPYKQDVLLDIAPCLDDKKRLVRNMAVQARTRWFLVGAPGENKDN; encoded by the exons atggAATCCATTTGGTTTAAACCCGAGTTTTctaatgaaataatacaaaatccTGATATTTTAGATCAAACACAAAATGTAATTACTG ATATTATATCTGGACGAATTGAAATAACAACACTAGTTGAAAACATGGCTGGGGTACTAACAAGCAAAGAGGTTGATAATAGAGAAAAAGGAATgagattttttacaaaaatcttaaCAGAATTGCCACAAGACTATTTGTCggatatacaaataaaatttatatctaaattcTATGTGGATAGATTGAAAGATAACCATAAAATCATACCGGTTGTTTTGGAGGGCTACTTAGCAGTAATTGATATGAAGAATTACAATATGCTTAATTGTGGTGAATTCTTTACAACATTATTCCGTGAAGTACCTTGCCAGTCACAAGTACGGCAAGATAGAtatcatatatatttaattgtgcAGAAATTGCTCGAAAAGGATGTTAACT ATATAAAAACACTGGGACCAGATTTTGTGTATGGAGTTATATCATCTATTGAAGGGGAAAGAGATCCTCGAAATTTGTTATtcctgtttaattttattcctacTTTCCTAAAACATGTACCATTAGGACATTTGACTGAAGAAATGTTTGATGTAATCTCTTGTTATTATCCAATTGACTTCCATCCATCACCAAATGATCCTGCAGCGGTCACAAGACAAGATCTGGCTTCAGCTTTGATACCGTGTCTATGTGCTGTGCCTGAGTTTGCGGAACATTGTCTTGTGCTTCTAGTTGAGAAGTTGGATTCCAGTTTAAGGGTCGCCAAAATTGATTCTTTGAAATTATTG gCTGAAAGTTGTAAAACGTTCAAACCTGAGAGTTACAAgccatttttaaaaactctaTGGTCATCAATACACAGAGAGATAACACATAAAACagataatgaattaaaaatggcaGCTCATGAAGCATTATCGGCTCTAGTATCAAGATTAGCTACAACTGTTAACACGGATCAAGAATTTGAAAACTTCGTTAAGGGAATAATAATATCTATTCAAACAGCTTTAGCTAGTTCAACAACAGCGTCACAGTTTTCTCAATcaggtaaaatattattaaccaCAGCAAATGCATCGAAGGaatcttgttatttaatagtaaaatgtatGGTGCCTGCTATCGCAGCGTATTACGAATTCAAAACATCATCGAAATTACAAATTGCTAGTATAGAGTTTCTTGGTGATCTTTACGATTTAGCTAAACATTGGAATGTTGTAAAAGAATTAGACGAAAAAATGGATGAGATATTACAGCTCTGTTTATTAGCAGTTAGTCAAACATCGAGCAATTATCAAATAGCTGGATTCAGAACTATGATCAAAATGGCTGAAGtcttaaaatctaatttaattctaCCATTTGTTGAAGTTCTAACTTATAATGTACAGCATTCACAAGAAAgtgaattgttaaaaataagcgTTGAAGCAATCCATGCAATCGCTATGTACAATccagaaataataatgaatttagTTGTCAAAGGAAAATGTGAATTGAACAATTTAATGgaagacaaaattaatttgcagaagcgtttaaatttactaacaaATTTAGCGAGTATAGATGATTttacaacattaataattgaagagatgttgaaaataataacagagaATGAGGAAAGTGCTCCTAAAGTAGTTGAAGCACTTAATGAATCAATGTCCGATACAACTTTATATACAGAGGAAAAGATAACAGAAATCGAAAGTGATCATGGTCTTATAGATTCAGTTGTAAATTGGCTAATGAAAGAGATTAAATTGGGAACTTGTGAAGAATCGTATAACCATGGATTCACATTAATAGCGAATACAATTAGCAGCTTGCCAGCGGAGAAACaacatcaaataatattaaaatatacaaaagaattGATTGATTTATGCAAGACAAATGATATGAATTTCTTAGTGGTTGAAAGTCTGTATTTATCTATACACGAAAACTTATATGACGTtgttataaaagatattttgagTTTATCTTTGAGATTATCTTTGAATAGTGAGAATGGTACGGTTAGGATGAAAGCGTGTGTTTTAGTGGCACATTTCTTGAATAAAGCGGAGCATGGACAGAAGTTTGATTCGTTATATGAATTGTTGAAGGATTATTTGTCATCTTGTCGAAGAGATGATCTGACTTTATGTCCGAGACTGATACAACTTTATGGATGGATAACTAAAGCTTTAATTATGAGAAGCAGTGGTCAGTTCTTATTTTGGTTAGAAAAG ATTCTCGTTTCCATCACAAATGAAGATTATGCCAAAGAGGGCGCTGAAGCTATCCATCTTATAGTTACAGACTTTCAAGAATATCTCAGCAGACGTCAGCACTGTAGAATAACTCCTTTTTACAAACAGAGAATGTTTCaatctttttctaatttaacagCGAAACTTGATTTATTGAATTCACAAGTAAaggagtattatttattaagttggGCGTATATTTTAGCAAAAACTCCTAAGAGTGTTCTCAACAATCATCCCAATAGA GTTTCATGTTTAGTTATAGACGGATTAGAGTATGATAATAAAGATTTGCTGTTAGTAATGCTCGATGTACTCTGTCACTATGTGCAAGCGAAACACGTCATAGTTGCTGACAGCTTACAGACTATATTGCCTCGGCTGATTAAATTGTCGAAGTATGTCAAATCTATG GATGTTAGAATAAAGAGTTTACAGTGTCTATTTGAAATAGCTAAAGTATATCCAACATCAGTTCTTTTGCCTTATAAGCAAGATGTATTATTGGATATAGCGCCATGTCTTGATGACAAGAAGAGATTAGTACGCAATATGGCGGTGCAAGCGCGTACTCGATGGTTTTTAGTTGGTGCCCCCGgagaaaataaagataattaa